A region of Bacillus rossius redtenbacheri isolate Brsri chromosome 2, Brsri_v3, whole genome shotgun sequence DNA encodes the following proteins:
- the LOC134529198 gene encoding uncharacterized protein LOC134529198 has translation MGTLTKFIIISQLIFTLLLNPEHVSGVSSRLDIQITKIEETSGLYYEHNGNGRLYNTEWRLISYLNLSQPENNYNTIRRYVSVVKELCNKEIPVYKGKTLCSNTITKLSNRLDATARTIEIIGGITKDHVSPRVKRSFFPFNLIGQLSKVIFGTLDEEDAEFYNNKITKLESEQLDFLKLSKEQIFIVKSTLQTMNRTVKDLNENQQMLADQLVKLTDEINRINSNVTDALSHHNLRIRVNEHLTLLNQGIETLSFQCESILNSIINAFKGILNPHIITPQKIVEYFNAFQSTHSREFNLPLPEGTIKDSSLLNLMELEVFSKRNILCYVIRLPVTDHLIFDIYRIIPLPVKMKTATNKYVFIDPETDYIMMEHSKQYYAKVSKYELSKCKVITKTLRVCRQTFPLINTYAREDCAAKLLYTTGPIPSNCVKKIVELKQTLWIQLEHNEWLYIAPDKEKNTIVCDQTGPFDATVENTGKLKFISACKGYGTNIFISSQLELTTNTSTKYVIPKINLDIDCCDETNYKITLEKLKTKLHLKPTITRLDDLKIAGHKIEEVEHMINEEEWKIKHTNVISRVSVMSYIIIISLSCILCIYCCIKCGCCKTIVGNCYKRCKDGDCCNCKTICFKPTIVNTYRPRESNELVHSVNESQIEERIELRGNSLRRTQTSH, from the coding sequence TCAACTCATTTTTACCCTGTTGCTGAACCCTGAACATGTGAGTGGAGTGTCATCAAGACTAGACATTCAAATCACTAAAATTGAAGAAACTTCGGGACTGTACTACGAACATAACGGCAATGGACGATTGTATAATACTGAATGGAGATTAATCTCCTATTTAAATTTAAGTCAgcctgaaaataattataatacgataaGACGATATGTAAGTGTTGTAAAAGAATTATGTAATAAGGAAATTCCGGTGTATAAGGGTAAAACTCTATGTTCTAATACTATAACAAAATTATCAAACAGGTTAGACGCCACTGCGCGCACCATAGAAATTATAGGAGGTATAACCAAAGACCATGTTAGTCCTAGAGTAAAAAGAAGTTTCTTTCCATTTAACCTAATAGGGCAATTGAGTAAAGTGATTTTTGGTACGCTAGACGAAGAAGATgcagaattttataataataaaattacgaaaCTTGAGAGCGAACAATTAGACTTTCTTAAGCTGAGTAAGgaacaaatttttattgtaaaatcgaCCTTGCAAACCATGAACCGAACTGTTAAAGACTTAAATGAGAATCAGCAAATGTTAGCTGACCAACTAGTAAAACTTACAGATGAGATAAACCGCATAAACTCGAATGTAACCGACGCTTTATCTCATCATAACCTGCGAATACGAGTAAACGAGCATTTGACTCTATTAAATCAAGGAATTGAAACCCTTTCATTTCAATGTGAATCTATTTTGAATTCcataataaatgcatttaaagggATTTTAAACCCCCATATTATAACACCACAAAAAATCGTTGAATATTTCAATGCATTTCAATCTACTCATTCTCGAGAATTTAATCTACCATTACCAGAAGGAACAATCAAAGATAGTTCCCTTCTTAACCTGATGGAGCTGGAAGTGTTTAGCAAAAGgaacattttatgttatgtaaTTAGACTACCAGTAACTGatcatttaatttttgatatatataGAATCATTCCATTGCCTGTAAAAATGAAAACTGCCacaaacaaatatgttttcataGATCCGGAAACGGATTATATTATGATGGAACACTCAAAACAGTACTACGCAAAAGTAAGCAAGTATGAATTGAGTAAGTGTAAAGTAATAACTAAAACTCTTAGAGTGTGTAGACAAACCTTTCCATTGATCAATACTTATGCACGGGAAGATTGTGCAGCCAAATTATTGTATACTACAGGTCCTATACCTAGCAATTGTGTTAAGAAAATAGTAGAGCTAAAGCAGACCCTTTGGATTCAGCTAGAGCACAATGAATGGTTATATATTGCGccagataaagaaaaaaatactatagtTTGCGATCAAACTGGACCTTTTGACGCAACAGTGGAAAACACTggcaaacttaagtttataagtgCATGTAAAGGTTACGGTACCAACATCTTTATATCCTCCCAACTGGAGTTAACTACTAACACTAGCACAAAATATGTTATTCCCAAAATAAATCTTGACATAGATTGTTGTGATGAAACAAACTATAAAATAACACttgagaaattaaaaacaaagttacATTTGAAACCTACAATAACTCGGTTAGACGATTTGAAGATCGCCGGTCACAAAATAGAGGAAGTAGAGCATATGATAAATGAAGaggaatggaaaataaaacacacaaacgTGATTTCACGAGTATCTGTAATGTCCTATATCATTATCATATCATTAagttgtattttatgtatatattgttgTATAAAATGTGGATGTTGTAAAACTATTGTCGGTAATTGCTACAAGAGGTGTAAGGACGGTGATTGCTGTAATTGTAAAACCATATGTTTTAAACCAACAATTGTAAACACATACAGACCTAGGGAAAGCAATGAGCTGGTCCATTCCGTTAACGAAAGCCAGATAGAGGAAAGGATCGAATTGAGAGGAAACAGTTTACGGAGAACTCAGACTAGCCATTGA